In Brassica oleracea var. oleracea cultivar TO1000 unplaced genomic scaffold, BOL UnpScaffold01880, whole genome shotgun sequence, the following proteins share a genomic window:
- the LOC106321523 gene encoding uncharacterized protein LOC106321523 → MAEEELQESDVIFSDDYFINSNKNNNNENNKRKKPTTVKKSSPVTIPSRTTFRWPEVEEEEDESEMTPPHVIIRKRRMEEQMAFSFSTLKGRDLSRHRISVLRMTGFLEA, encoded by the coding sequence ATGGCAGAAGAAGAACTTCAAGAATCAGACGTTATATTTTCCGACGATTATTTCATAAACAGCAACAAGAATAACAACAacgaaaacaacaaaagaaagaaaccaacGACGGTGAAAAAGTCATCTCCGGTAACAATTCCATCGAGAACTACATTCCGGTGGCCGGAAGttgaagaggaggaggatgagaGTGAAATGACGCCGCCACATGTCATCATCCGAAAACGAAGAATGGAGGAGCAAATGGCGTTTTCGTTTAGTACCCTTAAAGGAAGAGACCTGAGTCGTCACCGTATCTCGGTTCTTAGGATGACCGGTTTTTTGGAAGCTTAA